GTATTTTTGCGGGTGTGTTGGGTGAACGTTGTCCTGAAAAATGCTCGGGGCTGTTTCAGCATGTGGATATTGTGTTAGAGGCTAATAGGAATTTTGGAGGCTTAAGCTGGTTTCAGTACGACGAAAACTTTAGGCAGAAGTTGGCGGTGTATCCACAGTTGCAGTGGGGCACCAAGGATGTTGGCTTGTGGCTGAATCTTTTGGTGCCCCAGAAGCTGCCGGTGGCCAGTCAAAGAGTGTCTCCGGCGGGTGGTGTCATGAAAAGGGGTCTTTGCTTTGCTTACAATGAGTCGCAGTGCAAATGGCCTGCCACCTGTAAGTATAAGCATGAGTGTGGGTTTTGCGGAGCAAGTCACCCAATGTCCAGGTGTTTTAAAAGAGCTAATTTGCCATCACAGCCGCTGGCAAAGGAGTTTCTTCTTAAAACCATCGACGCCGGTAAAACTGGCGACAATGCTTCCCTGGCTAAACATGTTTCCAAATCGGCAGATAGCTGATTTGGTAGCCAGGGGTTTCGCTGAGGGTTTTGTTTTGCCCCCTTTCTCTGGAAAAGGATGCGTGATGGTTCAGAATTTACCTTCAGTTCAGCAGTTTCCATGGGTGGTGGCGGAGAAGTTGCAGAAGGAGATTGCTGCTGGAAGGGGGGTGGTGCCGAAGAAGGAACCAGGTGCGTTTAGGATTATTCATCATTTCTCCTATCCGTTTGGTCAGTCTCTAAATGATGAAATTGATACGTCTTTGACCAGGGTTTGTTATACTACGTTTAATTCAGCAGTTTCAGTGGTGAGGACGTTTGGTAGAGGAGCCTTGGTGGCGAAGGCGGATGTGAAAGTGGCATTTCGGCTCCTCCCCATTCATCCGGCTGCATTTAACTCTTTGGGTTTTCATTTTCAAGGTTTGTTTTATTTTGACAGGTGCCTTCCAATGGGCTGTTCtatttcttgtttttattttgaggCTTTTTCAACATTTATTGAGTGGGTGGTTGCTGTACGGGCTATGAAAGGGGGTATagttcattatttggatgattttttgtttgttggtccGGCTGATTCTTTGGTTTGAGCGGAGGTTCTGTCTTTATTTGTAGCAGTTTGTGCAGATTTTGGTGTTCCCCTGGCGGAGGAAAAGACGGTTTTGCCCTCTAGTTGTATTGAGTTTTTAGGTGTATTGATAGATTCGGGAGTTGGAGAGTTTAGGTTACCATTGGATAAAGTTAGGAAAGCAGTTttattgattaagggttttttgTTTCGTCAGAGTGTTACGGTTAAGGAGATTCAGTGGTTGTTGGGTTTGTTGGCGTTTTGTTGTAGGATTATGCCCatgggtagaattttttgtagGCAGTTGGCTCTGAGGGTGTCTGGATTGCGGAATCCTGGTTTGCATGTATCTTTGGACAGGGGGTTGAAGGATGACTTGTTGGTATGGTTGAGTTTTTTGTGGAAGTTTAATGGTAGGTCGCTGTGGCAGGAGGAATTTGTGGACGCGGCTCAGTTGAATCTATTTACAGATGCGGCAGGGAGCATGGGTTTTGGCGCATTCTGGGACGGTCAGTGGTGTGCTGAGAGGTGGCATGAGTCTTGGGTGGAAAATTCGGTGTTGTCTAATTTAGTTTTGCTAGAACTTTTTCCGGTAGTGGTAGCTTTGGTGCTTTGGGGGCAGTCTTTTCAGAATAGACGTATTCGCTTGCATACGGATAACAAGGGAGTGATGTATGCTGTTAACTGTTTATCTTCTAGATGTCCGTTGGTTGTAAAGTTATTGAGGCATTTGGTATTGTTGTGCTTGAGGAGGAATGTGTGGATCAAGGCTGTTTATATCCCGGGTATTAATAATGatgtggctgatgctttgtcccgTTTGCAGATGGATCGTTTTCGCAGTTTGGTGCCATCGGCCGACGCTTTCGGGACTCCTTCTCCGGGAGCACCTGTGGGGGCTGATCTGGAGTTAGCTCTGAACCTGCTGACGGCGTTCAGTGACGGTGTCCACATGGCAAGGTTACCTGTCCGCGTGGCTGCGTTGGGAACGGTTTACGGTGGGTCGATCGGTATCACTGTGGGTGTTGAATGAGTCGCTGGCGTTGTCGTTTTGTTTGCAGTTGTTTGAGGAGAGATTGGCGCATAGCTCTGTGTGTCGGATTTTAGCAGGGGTGTCATTTTTTCTTAAATTGTTTGGGGCTGGGTCATTTTCAGAGTATTTCCTGATTAGGCAATTACTGAAAGGTTATAGGGCGGTGGGTCATTTGCCTGATGGGAGGTGTCCCATTTCCCCAGAGTTGCTAGTGAGGTTGTGTGGGGTTACGAGGTCAGTTTGTTTTTCGCAGTTTGAGGCGTCCTTATTTTGTACagcttttattgtgttattttttggggctttgcgaATTGGTGAGCTTTTACCTCGTTCTCGTTGGGCGAGAGAAGGTTTGGCTTTGAAGCATGTGGTAGTTCAGGAGTCATGGGTGTCTTTGTTTATTTAGAAATCTAAAACGGATCAGGCAGGTAAGGGGTGCTGGGTTAGATTGGGGGCTATTGAGGATAAGAGGATTTGTCCGGTGGTAGCAGTGGAGCATTATTTGGCTATTCGGCCGGAGGGGAAGGTGGAATGTTTTCTGGTTCATGATGACTTGTCCCCCCTGTCGCAGTTTCAGTTTAGAGCGGTTCTAGCTAAATGTTTAGGCAGGTTGGGTCTCAGTTCAAAATTATTTTCTTCCCATTCATTCAGGATAGGAGCTGCGACTGCGGTGGCGCAAGCAGGTTTGAATGAGTCGGTGATAAGGAGAATTGGCAGGTGGTCTTCTAACAGGTATAGGTTATATGTGAGGCCTCATTTGTTAATCATTTGATTTATTAGTTACAGGTAACGCAGTCTGGATTCTGGGCCATTCTTTTGTCCACTGGGCTGAAAGGAAGGCTGCAGAGCGCTGCTACGGAATGAACCTATCCTTGTCTGCTGAGGCCGTCAGGATCTGCTGGGCCGGAGTTAGAGGACTTTGTTGGTCAGGTTTGGTTGACCTTGTTTTGCATTTGCATGATGTTTTCCCTAACCCAGATATTATCATTGTTCATTTAGGAGGTAATGATATAGGTTGTGGGGACACTATGGAGTTAATTTTCCAAATGAGGAGGACATTTTCGGATCTTCACCGTTTGTTTCCAGGCACTCGGCTGATCTTTTCAGAAATCATCTGCAGGCAGTGTTGGTTAATGTCCCCGAAATTGAAGTTCAAGGAGAAAGTGCGGAAGAGGATCAATCGGGCGATGTGTAAATTTATGCCTTTGTTGGGTGGTTTTTCATTCAGACATGTTGATTTAGAGAGTGGAGAGGCTGGCCTTTATTTTCGTGATGGGGTGCATTTATCGGTGATTGGAAGTGATATCTTCAACCTCAACCTTCAGGCTATGATTGAAATAGCGGTTGGTGGGGTGGGGCCCGCGCCGCCTTGTTAAGGCGGGTCGATCCGGTTGGGTAGGGTAAGGATAGTCATTCCGTGATGGGATGGACTCTGATATATTTATGGTATTGGAGTCTGAGTTTATGACTAGACTCTTATAAGTTTTCAGTTAAAGTTGAATTGGTTATTTGTTAATAAATCAGGCCTTGGCCGTTTTACCTCCACTCTCTAGTCAGTGTATTTTGTTATTAATAGGTATGCATGTAGTATGGTTTATAGGTTAGGCATAATATGCCATGTATTTCCATGAAGGGACCCCGTACATTATGGAGGGGGACTCATGGCCATACTGGCATTTGCCTGATGGCTATCTGCCCTTGGGGATTGGGGTTTGTCTGCCCGGTAACAGGGAGGTTATTCTGGGAGCCAGTTTGGCGGGAAAAGGTTTTCCCGCTCTTGTGGGGTCACTGGGCAGAGGAGTATTTCTGCCCGGTGAGTGTCCTGCAATTGGCCGGAATAATAACCTATGATGTCCCAGGGTTCCGGGGAAGGTTAGCGGAGCCCTGGAGACAgtttgtgattggtggggtgggAGGTTTTGGGGGGTTATAAGTGTCCGAGCTCCGCAGGCTGGGCTTGCCTTTGATCTGAACCTGCTTGTGGAGCCGGATTCTTTGTGCCCCTCCCGCCCGCCCCCTTTATTGTAGGTATTTGGGGCCATGGCCTGAGGTTGGGTAAGGTAAGGATAGTCATCCCGTGATGGGATGGACTCTGATATATTTATGGTATTGGAGTCTGAGTTTATGACTAGACTCTTAAAAGTTTTCAGTTAAAGTTGTATTGGTTATTTGTTAATAAATCGGGCCTTGGCCGTTTTACCTCCACTCTCTAGTGTTAGTCAGTGTATTTTGTTATTAATAGGTATGCATGTAGTATGGTTTATAGGTTAGGCATAATATGCCATGTATTGCCATGATCTGCAATCACAGACAATATAGGGCATGCTTCCGTGGTGTCACCATGTACCTACGGTccgtggaaaaccactgatgtgtgactACACATATTAAAGTTAGCAGGGATGTGTGCTGTACATGGAGAGCACAGACGGCACATGTCTGATTCACAGACGTATGCAAGAAGCCTTAGAAAGAAcgagattagaaaaaaagacaCTTTTTGCATATGTTTTTCTTATGTTAGGCTATGGACATATTTGGTGTATACATTCCGGTGAACAAAGCCTAAAAGTGGCCAGTATCTGCCTCCTGTAGATCACTTGACCTTAGGTAGAGATACTCGtctattttccatttatctaCCTACGCATATATTTGCAcatatcattagagatgagcgaatttcttaaaagttcgattcggctgattcgccgaattttccccaaaaattagctttgtgacgaattactttgtcacaaagcgcatttttttgtaagtagcgggttcaatgacagggagctgcgatagcgccgcctccgtcattgtacccctcagatgccacgttcatacatgatcgaagcacctgagtgtaaaattaacaataaacatttttttttaatcaaacttaccgcctccatttgctcgcgacggtccggccgccgccatcttgcttgaagatctcggccgaaatcctgtgcggcgcgagattacgtcatcaagccggctggcgtggtgacgacatatgacatcatcacgctggccagtgtgatgatgtaatctcacgccgcacaggatttcagctgagatcttcaagcaagatggcggcggccggcccctCGCGAGCAAATGAAGGCggtaagttttaatttttttacatttttttaatactatttcaggttaaatcgattcgctgacacgaagcacaaggaaattcggcttctaggcgaatggaatttatcctgaaattcggattgaattccacttcgtgggattcgattcgctcatctctacatatcgTATACTGTCATTTGATTCAGAATAtgggaacatatatatatattctccccTTTATAGGggcattttgcccaccttacagaATGTGACATAGAAAATTGTATTGTATTGGGACCAGTATGTATTTTACAAACAGGTTAAGAACAGAAAATAACTCGCCACCATATTATATAGCCTTTATGTAGAATATCTTACCTGTGAGATACATCTCAGATATCTCGATGCCACTTCTTGTGGGATAATATCATGTCCATCATAAATGTCCTTACAGGGGATCCTGGCAAGTATTCGCTTAATTTCCTTCTCAGTCAGGTCGATTCCAGTCGTGTTTCCCAGTTTGTCAATAGGTACTGAGGTGCTAAAGGCACATATAAAGCATTCGCCATGTAATAAGGTGACGGAGATCCATACGGCCGGGGCAATTAAAGCACGTTGTGTCATTGAGCAGAACATGTAACGCAGTACAGCCGCATCTTTTTGTCTCATGCCCGTTGGTCTCCTCCATTCTTCTGCCAGCATGGAGATATTATTGTTCATAACAAATCCAagtaaaaataatacaataggcGGTACACACAAAACACCCATGGCATAAGACAAGTTGTAGCTTGGAAGGCATGGGCAGTTGAAGTCAAATGTCGTGTATAGCTGGGCACTCGCAAGTGCCATAATACCACATATTCCATTCATGAAGGACTCTTGGTTGGCTTGCAGAAATTGGAAGATCATGCGAAATTTATCCATTTTGAGGctttttttatttcttcaaataAGCAGACTGTTTGCCCGTTGCGTTTTAAGGCTTTCCAATTATCATCCACGACAGGAAGGGCTAGTTTTGGAAGATAGGATCTTTTACCTGTTCTAAAGTCTTCTGTCTTTTCTATTCTTTAAAAATCTCGCCTGCTGCTCAATCCATTCAGCTTgatgttttataaaaaaatatatatctgtgGTTATAGAAAATACATTTGGTTTAGTCTCTTCTGCAGTCGGTGTACAATCTCAGCTTTTCTCTGAAATCTATCACATGTGAAGCTGTTTGCATATGCTTCTGTGACGTCCTCACTCCCACAGAGAGTGGCCCATCCTTCAACACACCTATGCAAAAGTGAGATGGCCAGAGAGCAGAAAACTGGCTGCAGAATAACTTGTTCTCTCCTTTCTACTGAGCTTTAATCTATTTTTACTGGGAAATAATTAGTTAACAA
This window of the Bufo bufo chromosome 6, aBufBuf1.1, whole genome shotgun sequence genome carries:
- the CALHM1 gene encoding calcium homeostasis modulator protein 1, which codes for MDKFRMIFQFLQANQESFMNGICGIMALASAQLYTTFDFNCPCLPSYNLSYAMGVLCVPPIVLFLLGFVMNNNISMLAEEWRRPTGMRQKDAAVLRYMFCSMTQRALIAPAVWISVTLLHGECFICAFSTSVPIDKLGNTTGIDLTEKEIKRILARIPCKDIYDGHDIIPQEVASRYLRCISQAVGWTFVLLMTFLAFLVRAIRPCFTQAAFLKSKYWSHYIDIERKLFDETCTEHAKSFAKLCIQQFFENINKDFNMGHAHILEKSEKSEKSEKSSEQDETDKLLGVTSQGTMNTLLKNWHKCKPPLNLNSYEHQNGNGYIQNGEELNNLNGPKKEIITYYSKV